In Magnolia sinica isolate HGM2019 chromosome 16, MsV1, whole genome shotgun sequence, the genomic window ttacctttgacgatCTTCAAACACACATCTGGTGGAGGCAATAGCTTGTATGATCTTCATATAGGGCTTACTTAACTCACCGACTCAACCCtcatgctaattaacaaaccagggcactttcagtggttacattccttaagaccacagTCCATTGGCatatgggctgagatgacaagagagttccttaaaaagttttttCCATCTCACAAaacgaataccttaaggaaaCCAATCATAAATTTTGCGCAAAAAGAAGATGAGTCCTTTTAATGTTGGGAGTGATTTAAGGatatcataaattcatgtccacaacatggcggATAACAAGCTTCTTCTATGAAGGATTGACTTCATCCATGCGCCAATCTGTGGAGATAatatgtaatggggaattcatgaataaggaagtcGATGATGCGTGAGATTATTTCGATAAACTCGCTGAAAAcgtgcaatcatgggatacctctttAAGAAcaaccacttctaagcctactcaatcaaaggaaaggagaagaatttatgttttaaaagagaaaGATAATATAAATGCAAGTtaccaaactcacaagaaaagtcgaggccatggaacttaagaaggctgAACCCGACAAGGctatggaagttgtttgtggtgtttgtgcttgtaacatacatacaactgagaattgtccaacaattcctgcttttcaagagatactgaatgagcaatcaaatgctgtAAACAACTAACAAAGACGTTTCAAtggacccaccttaaatgcatataactcaagttggaggaaccatccaaatttcagttggaggaatggacaaactgctactcctcaagggatccttaaccaatttctgaaccaaaggaaacctcaagaggatctagtcttaaaatatattcaaaatcaagagctttttaactagggtatgctacaagccttttaaGACCTTACAAAAGCCATACAAGGGCTTAAGACAAAAAATTTGATTGGGGAGAAATGGATCCTTTCGGACTAGCCTCTCCCTAATCCAAAACCGCAATATAAAATATGTGACCCATggtcttcaaatcagatggagcaagctaagtctatcaccactcttaggagtgggaagattgttgacaaaactattccaatGATGGCTGAAAAGCCTTAAGACCTAGCAGAagctgagaatgatagacctaacaatgctccacatgggttaaaactggaacctcaaagtaagccgattatgccattccctcaacggttaaTTGGACCAAAATCTCTagctaactcacaggatattctagaggtgttaaaacaagtgaaggtcaacattcctctactggaaaacattcaaaagatctatgcactaccaaaagatggcaaaacattcaaaagaaaaaaaatttgacagaaaaggtgagtgttatccttaagcaagatgtgtcacaaaaatataaagatcccggtagcccaactatcacctgtataattgggaatcaccaaattaaacatgcacttcttgacttagcacctttgcttaccgaaggataccATTCGGACTTTGTAATACCCCTGCCACTTTCAGTGATGCATGtagagtatattttctgacatggtggggcaatatttagaggtcttcatggacgacttatttgtctttggtccatccttcagtaaGTGTctgtaaaatataaaaaatgtgctgaagcgatgcaaagaaaagaatttggttctgaattgggagaaatgtcatttcatggttcccaaaagaattgtgcttggacacataatttcgtccaagggaattgaggtagacaagacaaaattgatcttatctctaacctacctccacccaagagcgtaCGTGATGtgtgatcctttttaggacacgccgaattttataaaagattcataaaggactttagtaatctttcttgtcctttatgcaatctacttcaaaaggatgtaccatacgagtggactaaacAATGTCaaaaagctttcactaagctcaatggcatgttaactaccgcacctatcatgtagccacccgattggagcataccttttgagattatgtgcaatgcatctgactatgctattggggcggtgttaggccagagaaaagaaaaatagccctatgtgattcattatacaagtagaactctaaatttggCCCAAGTAAACTACACTACaacagagaaggaactcttagccgtagtatttgctttggacaaatttaggtcctacttaatcggatccaatatcatcatttacactgatcatgcggcgatgaagtaccttctttctaagaaggatgctaagcctcgcctgataagatggatcctcctactccaagaatttgatattaaaatacgagacaaaaaaggagtagagaacatagtggctgaccaccttCCTCGACTTGACCTTcctgattcccttaaacctatTAATGATAGTTTCTCTGACGAAAAATTATTTAagctctcccaattaccttagtttgctaacattgttaattatcttgccacaagtttcacgccGATATATTGGAtcacacaagataagaaaaaagatttcgccgaggtacgtaagttcttctgggatgaaccttatctgtttaaatatttcccagaccaaattctaagaaaATGTGTGTCAAACAATGAATatcaaagtgttatctccttttgtcactctcaggcctgtggtagtcacttttctgctaaaaagatcaTGACCAAAAttttgtagtgtggcttttactggctcaCTATGCTTAggaatactcatgagttttgtaaagcttgtaagcgttgtcagaaattaggagggttgtcccatcgaaatatgatgtcattaaatctaattcttatcattgaggcattcgattgctggggcatcgattgcatgggaccattcccctaatattttggaaatatttacatattgttggcagtagactatgtcactaaatgggttgtaTTGATCCCAAATCGAaacaatgatcataaaatggtgattagattcttaaaagaaaatttccTTTCCCGGTTTGGAACGCCTtgtgccatcattagtgatggaggttcacacttttgtaataagtcatttgagaaattaatgaagaaatatggcatctctcataaggcgAACACTCCATACCACCTGCAGACAAgcgggtaagctgagatttctaataggaaaattaaacaaattttggaaaaaacggttaaccccaTAAGGATTGTAAttcgcttgaccgatgctttatgggcttaccgtacagcttataagacccccattggaatgtctccatttaaactcgtctatgggaaagcatgtcacttgcctgtggagttaaaGCATAGTctactaggctatcaaaaatctaaactttaatttggacaacgctgcaCAAGCTTcaactaaatgaacttgaagaatcCAGAACGATGCTtataagaactcgagaatttattaggacaggatgaaggcgttccatgataggaacatcattcagaaatcattcataaccggtcaaaaagtccttctatacaattctcggttacatctttttctgggtaaacttcactctcgttggaccggccctttcactattactaaggtttatcctcatggggccgtcgagataaagaatctaacaAATGATAatgtttcaaagtgaatggacatcgtctaaAGTCATTTGTTGAAAAGTTGATtaagaggatatgtccatacttctgattgatcctgtatcaggattgacctcctagtctgatggaggcgtagttaagtttattgctttcataggatttataattatgatagtttgatttcagtttgtttagtcatcatgctaacccatcttcacattgagaactttggaaaagcttcaattattcttcttcaggtattatcctcttatcatttcccatttctttttgttatcacatgtacattgcatgcttatatcttttacattgagaataATGTATGTTTTAGGTtggcactacgccaaaatcgcggatttgcgacggaccaaatccgttgtAAAatcaaataaacgacggatttcatccgtcgctgtttactgggtcgttttttcCCTAGGATAACAACCGTCGTTTATTCTCCGTCGTATATtaccgacggataagatccgtcgcaaaaataaaaaaatccgtcgctgaaattcgaaaaatttgaaaaaaaccaCCGAATTATGTCATTAATAATATTGGCgatggataaggtccgtcgctaatatgaggagaGCGACGAACCTTAAATCCGTCGTCGATTGTTTTGTTCAggaattagcgacggatttgttCCATCTCTAAAATATCTGTGAATAAAAAACATATCgtcatattatttatttattttgaatattacacctgatagtcattcaaaaaataattcacacgattgtttaataagaatcctatttatttttaacctcagttctcaacaaccgaggctaaaagccTTTAGCCATAGGAGTTGCAGTCTCGGTTTGGGTAACTAAGGTAAAGATGGATTTAGTTTCTGTTagcatcaactgaggctaaattcaatttttaacctcagttctcaacaattgaggctaaatcattcaatttaatccattcataaacctgtgcataatcattcattcaatcaatcaaatacaatcatttattttaatccattcataaaaGCACAATACCAGCAAAAAAGTTATCTGTCACGACGATGATAGACCTTACTACCCTCGAAGGAGTTTGTCCTTTGACCTCTTATGTGGAATGATTGGCGGTAACCTGAACAAGCAAGATTAAATGAATGTGAGTTTAACTGTTGTACTTAGGAAACAGAGGAAAATAGTCATACTTTGCATTGGAATTGCGGCAAGACCTATATTATATAGTTACATCCACATTGACATTGAGCAGGTCTTTCAAAACCCATGATCAACCTACAATTCTCAGGACGTTTTGTCTTTCAGAATACCACTTCTCGAAAGTCACCAGAAGTTAAAAGATCATTTATCACTAAAATATGCAGATAAGGGATGCATTTGCAACTGTCCATGTAAGATGAACAAACATCCCTCGTAATACGATGAGCCAAAAGAGCTCAAAACTACTCTTCTACACATGATAGGAAAAGTGATAATAGGCGGGAAAAAGTTCCAGACCTTGAAGAAGGCTCCTTAGCTGACTCTTCGATCACCTAAGATGACTCAGACAAAGGTGTAGAGCTCTTGTCAGTATCTGGGCCATTTGTGAAGATTGCATTAAGCCCAAAACTAGCATCAAAGCTTCTGAAACTCAATCCACTTCTCTCAGCTTCAGGGACATGAAGATGGTTTAGCATGATGACGTGTTTGTCTGAGAAATGCAAATCCCTCTAGCTTCTTTTCCAGCTTCACTATTACCTCGAGTCTGCAACACTAGACACAGATAGTGACTGAGAACTGACTTCTTAGTAGCCTTAATGCATAAATCAATCAAGTAAAACTCGGTGACCCAAACTTGAATCAGCCGTATTTTCAAAGCACTATTTGACATAACTGTCTGTGCAGCAAATGTTTATAAAAatatcaaccattgaaaccttagaaatgagttgtatattcacattttGAACTTTATCTTGGCACATACAACTGTACAAGCAAAATAAATTCAAATCAGTGCAACCGCTTTTACTGTACTATGAAGTCAGattctaaggttttttttttttttttttttttgaatggtagctAATAGCTACTAAGAAGTTAAAGAGTGAAGTTTTGTAtgaaagataaatatatatatatatatatatatatatatataaagaaaaagaaaaaaatcagatcTTGTAAATTAAGATTCTTGCCCCAACATGTTTGTTATCCCAACCAAAGGTATTGTCAGTCTCATCAGCTCCAAGTGTCTGACCATTCGCTTGAATGTAGTTCAGATAACCTGGGTTTTTGGTGGCTTTGTGTAGCTAAGCAGCTCCCCACAACAACTCATCATTCATATAAAGACAATGAAAAATCAGAGcttgttaaaataaaaaatctatataAAAGAGAAGTTAAacataaaaaaagaaggaaaaacaaactTGATAGCCAGATTAACGAGCTTTACAGCATACCATATATGTGATTAATCTATTCTGATGCACATATGATATGTCATTGAGGCTCATTCGCATTAATCTGACGGTTGAATTGGTCATAAAATATCAGTTAATGATATAACTCAGTATGCATGGTATTCTTACCTCACCCTCCCACAAATAAACAGATTCGATACCTGAAAGTTGCAAAATGCAAATATAGTCTGTTAGTCCAATTCCAGAGCTTATCTGCAAGTTGCATGCAAGTGATAATGGAGAGATCTATGAGCCTAGATGCAATATCCTGATACCTGCAGCCATCAATGGAAATTGTACACACATAGTACTAAGATTTAGTGACTAAAATGGAGAAGGAATCTACCATGGTCAAATCGATATAAACATTTTGAGAGACCAAATGCACCTCCCATGCGATTAGAAGAATGTACACAATCCAACAAAAGATTTacaaactagaaaacccaaatagTGCATGGAATGTAGCACTTTGAGAATACGTAGCTCTATGAGGGACAAGAATCTCATCCTACATGATAGGAACCTAATTGAAGTCCCTTGCCCACCAATAACTTAGAAGGGAATTTGCTACTGTAGATTTCTGATCTTGTTGTTTTGGAAACAATCTCACTTCCCAAACAACATGCATCAATTTTTTTTGAGGTTGTATATGCATTAAATCTTGTTTCTGAGCTCTCACATGCTTCGGCTACAAGCCTATGACATTCATGAGGTAACTTGAATAATAAAACCACAATAACCAAAGAATTCTCATCCTTGCAAACTACTCCTTAGcttcattgtatgcttggtttgGCAATTGATGGGTTGGTGAAATGAAGGTCATAAGAAAGGATGGACATAATGCAGTCATGGCATTTTGTCCTCAACTCAAAACCAAGCTATAGTAAAAGAAATGTTATTCTTGCCAAACTGAAGAGTGTTACATGGATTCTACAGCTTCAAAATCTCGAAGAAATTGTGATATAGGACAGCAGAAGACTAGAAGTAATAGGTACAGGTGACATCAGGATTCCAGTTAGGGAGgcatgccttttctttttttttttggttagggAGGCATGCCTAAGATTGTTCAAAAGTCTTGAGTCTAATTGACCTACCAGAATTAACAAGCATTTGTAATCACGCATTGGCTTTCCCTTCCTCGAAGAACTTACTGGTGGTAAGATGCCCAAAGCTAAAGAAGCTCCCACTTAGTCTCCAAAGAGCCATTAATCCTCTAAAGGAGATCATAGGTGAGAAAGAATGGTGGGATGGTTTGGAGTGGGAAGAAGATCGAATCAAGTCtaattttcttcctcttttcaaaGCGTTAAGATGATGAATTCGAAAATTTTGCTGCCACCATGTGCATAGTGGATTGAatgggttgttttttttttctttttccataaaACCTGCTTGTCTCCGTTTGAATCTTGTATCTGCAAGGGAAAGGGAAAGAAATGTGCCAGTTCATCGGCATACTGTTTGTTCTCTTGGTTCTAaatcttaaggcctgtttgggtgTCACTtacaaatgagttcatctcattttgatTAACCGTAATTGTGTATCAGAAATCATGTGTTTCTATAATTTCAATAGCCAGCAATCTTTATTAAatgaaatgagatgaactcatttttaagtggaatCAGCCTTTGGCAAAGATCAACAATGAATTTTTTCAATTCATGCCTAATCTAAGATTGTTGGATTTGTCATTTTCAATTCATGCTTAATCTAAGAGTGTTgggttaaggcttagatgatgatgatgaaagcaGGAATTACATTTTCAAAACAGAAATCCTTTAATAATTAttataagaaagaagaagaagagttccCCTATGAAATTCAGCGAttagtattttcctttatgcCCACTAGAATGAGAATTGCATGAGAAACTTTGTCTAGGTGATTGTTTGGGTGTGAGTATACCCATTCATTGTAAGTTTGCACAAATATGAGATGCAGTGATtagtatttctttttttctttttaaaatctaaacTCCTTGTACCTAATCCACTAATAACAATTCATGCTTGCCCCAAAGAAGCGgcatttgcttcttttttttttacttgcaaGAATCCATATTTATTTCTTTGTTTTGCTTTCTTCCCTCTTTATGTACTTGCAATAATCCATGTTTGTTCACAATGCATGCAAGAATTGATGGATCACCTATGTAATTACATAgaaatagaaaaagttaaatacTCGTTATATATGGTGAGATGACTATATGTATATTTGGAGTAGATAATGAAACCTGATAGGATGAAGTTACTAttatatctaattcattcaaaggaGTCTTCACACCAagatgaacctagtattatctattattgaacctagtattatctactacatactagtaacatacaaccaatattggggcaccataccataagctaaaaaatttcatgtccccctaaacaaggtatcctccattgataacacacacacacacacacacatatatatatatatattataagttctttatttttatttacatttgcaaatacattcatcatccatccaactattaacaacatttataaaaaaataaaagatatccaaccaactcttaataataatttgcaatttaacctactgggaaccgtcatgcaccgtaatgtcttacggcagaATGGATGACTTCTACAAACTCCACATCCGGTGAACGGTCAAGATTCAGTGAGACATGGAGTAGTGTGATCCAACCGATGTGCCTTTTAACACGCATCCACACTTGCATTCAAAGATGAACAATATTAATTACTCACATACATGCATTACATGTTTCATCATCCATGTGAATTTTTTACATTTTAGCTAGTTCATACCTCATTTGTACCACagcatatcaaaacaaatgaattgcaagagaataataataataaaaaactgtCAAATAACTTTTTACATTTTAGCCCATCTAGAAGTAaaattctcttattttttaaGGCAGGAGATCTAAGCATTATTTCCAATCTTATCAAAAGTGCAAATCTCACACATGCGATGCATATTTGCACTTGTGTCCACGTGTGAATATGCATGAATCCACAGGCATGCGGAATTAGCAAACATTAGCATATAAGAGAGTTTTTTACtttacttttttcttcttcttctaggccAAAAAACAAGCTCAGGCATGCATACGTTAACTATTGCAAGCTAGTAGCTCTCTATGCTTGATATTCAGTGGTGCTCTTGTGAGGACATCATGCTTGAATGGAGACCATTCCGTTTGTTTGTGTTGTTGCATGTGGATTCACGATGGTGACAGACTTGTTTGAGGAAGTGGCTGAGGAAATGGCTAGTGGGTCACTCACAATAGGCTTGCCCCATGGccaacttttcttttttttacttttttaatcaCTGTTACTTCAGAAACAACGAATCTAATATAATGGAATATAATTGAAACAACATGTCACCCACACCCACACAGTCATGCACACTCCCGTAATGTTGATATCTTCGACAGAAACATTGTGGAATGCATATGAAATCATATAGAGGGCTTCTACAAGGGAGAAAGATGGATGCATTAGTCAGAGTGCAAAGTGTAGTATAAGACCAAGATCTGGTTTGACATGGAACATACAAGCAGATCAATATGAAGCTAGATGCAAACATGATGAAGTGTGACAAGTCTATGAGCATAAAGGTGTCCGTTTGCAAccattacaaatcaaaacattcaaCTTAGTTTGAGGAATACTGAGCATGAATGTTAAAAAAACTGACATTTTATAAGAATGTCATTTGGAGATGGTAACCATTCTTGGAATTGAGAGAGTATGAAGTAGACATGAAAATGGGAAAGTCATCTGagcaacaaaaacaaaaatgcatCTGAAGCAACTGAAAGAAGAAGTACCAGCAAATGCATAATACATAATATGATAGATATTGCAACCCTCCAAGAAAGAAATTGTGAATCATTTCACATTTGACAAGGAACACGAGGAGAAAATGTGATATGCTCTGCCTTTTCCAGTATAGTAAATGGGAAAACGTTAACCATGcaataacaaaaatataaaagcatATCATTCTAGTAACTCAAAAATAAGCAAACATACTAAATAAGTGTAAATAGAAGGTTGCAAAGGACCAGACTAGCCACATTACACTGcaatttatggaaaaaaaattctgACTTCTTAGGAATGTTCATATCGGCCACATATATGAATGGAGACTTCTATTCAAATTAACAATTAACAACCTTACATAAGTTAAaccttcaaaataaaataaaatgaggcgTGCTTCTGGTTCATAAAAACAATAAAAACCAATAACTCCTTACAAGTTTACAACACTGAAATTAGAACTTACAAATGAAAGGAAAAGTGCAAAGAAAGTCCCTTACCTTGCCAGACTTTTGATCAGGAACAGTGAAGCTAAAAATTGTCTTGAGCCCGGGCGCAGGTTCGTTGACTGTAATCGTTGTAAAAAGCTGGAGCAAAATCCAATAACACTATCAACCAATCTAAGGCATCACAGAAGATACCATTCAATCCCAAATGATCTTCAGTGGATATCCAGACTTAATAAAACTCAACAGTTCCTGAATTAGAAAGGGATCAcaaaaccatgggtcccacctgtacaaATTccataatgaaagagagaggaagggagggagggagagagagagagagcttacaaCACAAGTGGAAGTGTAGGTGGTGATGGTGAATTTCTGGTTGCTCTGGTAATCCAAGACTCTTGATATTCATGTTAGAGGTCTGATTTGGTTTTGTACTTTATGGGCATGCACTGAATCAGGTGCTGGCGTGCTGCACAGGTTTTCACCCGTTTTCAGTTGGGAACCCGTGTAATGCATCCGTTGGCTGGGTGCAATTATTTTAACCAATATGAGCTGCTGATGCCTTCCTTTTCATCTTTAAGGCAAGATGTCCTTGTGGATATCTAAAGTTTGTTTCCCTGCTCTTTGGTTCAACAGTATATTGACCAGATCAGAGATGATTTTATCATATTTAGGAATGACAAAAACATAGTGATTAGTGACCACCAGTTGAGTGACGGACTGTGAAAACATATGCATCACAACTTTGAATTTCTGGTAAACATACAAGCGAATTGGTATCATTtggccctttctgttctttccttttttccattttcttatCATATTTGTTCCATGCAGTTTTGTACACTGATCTCATGCCCTTTGTTTATCAAGATCAGGCGTTAATGCCAACCGTATGACAGGTTGGTTTCACTCAAAAGTGTTTTggatgcttgattgaattgaattATAATTCATTCAATTCATTATTAGAGGAAATTAATGAAGTGAGCTAGTGCCTTTTTTAACTTGCAATGAcaatcaaaatttcaattttgtgCGTTTCATGTTGGACTTGATAGTAGTTGCAATTTGGGGGCTAGTCCCTCATCATGAACAGAGCTGACTGGGGCTATCTTATTAAATTAGTATTATTGCAGTTCAATTCAATGGAACATATCAACACAACTTCAGCATGAGGGTGACCTGAAAATTCATGGATTGGACCATAAATACATGTTGGAGAAGGTGGTGCACCTTGCTGCTTCAACCTCAAACTTGAGAGACAGTGGAGTGTCTGGTCCACGTGGCGGCTACTCCTACCTTGCTTGAGAAAAATCATGCTTGGTAAAGTGCTATTCTCTATATCCATACCACCACTTTCATGCATGTGTGGCGTAAGATAATGTTGTTTAACATACTCTGCAGCTCGAGCACCCCCGTGGCCTGAAGATACAATATATGCATAAGATTAACAAAAGAAAGTCAAATACACAGCAATCTAGAgtacaaaataaaatatacttCGGAACAGTTGCAAGCACAAACTAACATTGGCTTCAACTAATTTTATAGACTCTCCAGCAACAGTTAGTAATGCAAAGCAAAAGAAAGAAGCCTGCAATTTCGAGTCAGAATGCCTGACAACGAAGTGGATGTTCCATATTAGAAAACATTCAAAAAAGGAATTAGGTGTGTCAAGGTATTAGAGCACCCGATTTGGGGcctttgatccacaccattcatctccaTCATTCTCATCACAAGCACCACCACGTTTCCACATCACCACCGCAGCCACACCAGCCGTCACCTGCAAATCCGGCAAAACCCTGTCTCAGACACTGCTCTGCTAGACCAACACTCAGATCCGCCATCATTTTCGTCTCTGAGATCCCATTCGCGGCCCACAATCTCGCTCTTTGCATTTTCTTCAGCCATCGCCGCCTTTGCTGAAGCCCATCTCCATCGGAACCCTTGTGAGCACACCACCAGACACCCTTTCCATTCAGATCCGGCATCCCTGCTACTATTGCTGACAGGAAACAACAACACAGATTCGCCACTATAATTACTTTCACCCACAACAGTCTTAGATCCAACGACTTCTCTAAACTcaggcgcagagagagagagagagagagagagagagagagagagagagaaggagagacggagggagagggagagggagaggcggagagagagagagagaggcggatgAGAGGGGTTGGTTAGGGCGCCAaaacttagaagtttttaacggtggtgtcactctccccactattttctctggtggggtccactagagctttggatgtcactcattctttggatcttacgctaaaatgatctctccagatggatggacggcgtggatacaaaacatacatcatggtggggcccaaagaacttggtgacgtcacttcagtagccgtctccctactcaacttgtcagtggCCAATCCGCGCCCTTGAAAGAGGGGGcgggtgacgtcagcaagttttgtgggccc contains:
- the LOC131229526 gene encoding uncharacterized protein LOC131229526 isoform X2, which codes for MPDLNGKGVWWCAHKGSDGDGLQQRRRWLKKMQRARLWAANGISETKMMADLSVGLAEQCLRQGFAGFAGHGGARAAEYVKQHYLTPHMHESGGMDIENSTLPSMIFLKQGRSSRHVDQTLHCLSSLRLKQQGAPPSPTCIYGPIHEFSAFYNDYSQRTCARAQDNF
- the LOC131229526 gene encoding uncharacterized protein LOC131229526 isoform X1, which encodes MPDLNGKGVWWCAHKGSDGDGLQQRRRWLKKMQRARLWAANGISETKMMADLSVGLAEQCLRQGFAGFAGHGGARAAEYVKQHYLTPHMHESGGMDIENSTLPSMIFLKQGRSSRHVDQTLHCLSSLRLKQQGAPPSPTCIYGPIHEFSGHPHAEVVLICSIELNCNNTNLIR